The Paenibacillus sp. MBLB1832 genome has a window encoding:
- a CDS encoding HNH endonuclease signature motif containing protein: MKDSQCELCDRVDVETTIHHLTPKEMGGTLLPTAQLCRPCHKQIHALYTNSDLVERELTSLPALQQDPAIASFLRWIRKQPSSSLPKLRKSQRVRGN, translated from the coding sequence ATGAAGGATAGCCAATGCGAACTATGCGACAGAGTCGACGTAGAAACGACCATCCATCACCTGACACCTAAGGAAATGGGAGGCACTCTGCTGCCTACTGCTCAGCTCTGCCGCCCATGCCATAAACAAATTCACGCCTTGTATACCAACAGTGATCTAGTTGAAAGAGAGTTAACCTCCCTACCTGCTTTACAGCAAGACCCTGCCATCGCAAGCTTTCTGCGCTGGATTCGCAAGCAGCCGTCCAGTTCACTGCCCAAGCTTCGAAAGTCGCAACGCGTGCGTGGGAATTGA
- a CDS encoding methyl-accepting chemotaxis protein yields MSDQLLELNRRNSLMVKLLWACLALGVAAAYTSVSMMITLISVGVPIAALCSILTWKQVAIPYTKYIIAVGLNAISYFFMSNSNSLIGVLILYLSLALISLYMDYKPLVLNGVIGLINMNYFISTLTPEVDVIGCDAFYILTIMTLIGQGQIGTRMLASVAQSAKESEVSRKKTDEVLTGVRTTSEALGNSSSALQENAAVTGRITEEVVAAFQQITVGIESQASSITDITSAMQDVNETVEQTTAASNTMSSRSRDTAKMTNEGKTQMEDLSLKIKDISAIVSETSNIMNEVNEENVKIGNIVSTIAEIANQTNLLSLNASIEAARAGEHGKGFSVVANEIRKLAQNAHIASTDISEILGSIQSKVITAVDKVNVGLTAVESGKQSTDNVNQLFEIINTNTAEVMDQAEHLQRMNQQLQVSSQRVAEEMASVAAITEESAASVQEVLASAEVQQHRVQDIVDSIRQLNGLTIDLKYLISK; encoded by the coding sequence ATGTCAGATCAACTGCTAGAATTAAACAGAAGGAACAGCTTGATGGTTAAGCTTTTGTGGGCGTGTCTTGCGTTAGGCGTGGCGGCAGCGTATACATCTGTTTCTATGATGATCACACTTATTTCAGTAGGAGTCCCAATAGCTGCTTTATGTTCGATTTTAACGTGGAAGCAAGTTGCAATCCCGTATACCAAGTATATCATTGCAGTTGGACTCAATGCGATCTCTTACTTTTTCATGTCGAACAGTAACTCATTGATTGGGGTTCTGATCTTGTATCTAAGCTTGGCGCTTATTTCTTTGTACATGGACTACAAACCGCTAGTGCTCAATGGTGTGATTGGGCTCATAAATATGAACTATTTCATATCGACGCTGACACCAGAAGTGGATGTGATTGGGTGTGATGCTTTTTACATACTAACCATCATGACACTGATCGGGCAAGGACAGATCGGCACGAGAATGCTCGCGAGCGTTGCCCAAAGCGCCAAAGAATCCGAAGTCTCACGTAAGAAAACGGATGAAGTGCTGACAGGTGTGCGGACGACATCCGAAGCGCTTGGCAACTCCAGCAGTGCGCTGCAGGAGAATGCGGCCGTGACAGGACGGATTACGGAGGAAGTCGTTGCTGCTTTTCAGCAAATTACGGTCGGTATTGAGTCGCAGGCTTCCAGCATTACGGACATTACTTCAGCCATGCAAGATGTGAACGAGACAGTTGAACAGACGACCGCAGCGTCGAACACGATGAGCAGCCGATCGCGCGACACGGCGAAGATGACGAATGAAGGCAAGACCCAGATGGAAGATTTGTCCCTCAAAATCAAAGATATTTCCGCCATAGTCTCCGAGACTTCCAACATCATGAATGAAGTGAACGAAGAAAACGTGAAAATTGGAAACATCGTTTCCACGATTGCGGAGATCGCAAACCAGACGAACTTGCTGTCTCTGAATGCCTCCATTGAAGCAGCGCGTGCTGGCGAGCATGGGAAGGGTTTCTCTGTTGTTGCCAATGAAATTCGTAAGCTAGCGCAAAATGCCCACATCGCCTCGACCGATATCTCGGAGATTCTAGGGTCGATTCAGTCCAAAGTCATCACAGCCGTGGACAAGGTGAACGTCGGTCTGACAGCTGTAGAATCGGGGAAACAATCTACTGACAACGTAAATCAGTTGTTCGAAATTATTAATACCAACACGGCGGAAGTGATGGATCAGGCGGAGCATTTGCAACGCATGAATCAACAACTGCAAGTATCCTCACAGCGCGTAGCGGAGGAAATGGCTTCTGTTGCCGCGATTACCGAGGAATCAGCGGCTTCTGTACAGGAAGTGCTGGCAAGCGCAGAAGTCCAGCAGCATCGTGTGCAGGATATTGTGGACAGCATCCGTCAATTGAACGGATTAACGATTGATTTGAAGTATCTAATTTCGAAGTAA